In the Gossypium arboreum isolate Shixiya-1 chromosome 10, ASM2569848v2, whole genome shotgun sequence genome, one interval contains:
- the LOC108488310 gene encoding uncharacterized protein LOC108488310 encodes MDFVTGLSLTSAKKDSVWVELCERWILGLKLVSKTENTLRVIRDQLKAASDWQKSYADIKMKDIEFSVGDQVFLRVSPWKKVIRFGCKGKLSLRFINPYRILKRVRPVSYQLELLPKLDQIYDVFHVSMLRLYRSNPSHIVAVNEIELQPDLTFKEEPVQILKHEVKMLRKKTIPLVKVLWQNHGTEEAT; translated from the exons atggattttgtaacagGGTTGTCTTTAACTTCTGCTaaaaaggattcagtttgg GTAGAATTATGTGAACGTTGGATATTGGGTCTTAAGCTGGTTTCTAAAACTGAGAACACTTTGAGAGTAATTAGGGACCAACTGAAAGCCGCATCTGAttggcaaaagtcgtatgctgatataaaaatgaaagatattgagttttctGTTGGTGATCAAGTTTTCTTGAGagtgtcaccgtggaaaaaggtCATCCGATTTGGATGCAAAGGCAAGTTAAGCCTGAGATTCATTAACCCTTATCGTATCTTGAAGCGTGTCAGACCCGTTTCTTACCAGTTGGAATTACTGCCGAAGCTAGATCAAATTTACGATGtatttcatgtctcgatgttgaggctGTATCGGTCGAATCCGTCACATATTGTTGCTGTCAACGAGATTGAATTGCAACCAGATTTAACATTCAAAGAGGAACCTGTCCAAATCCTGAAACATGAAGTTAAGATGTTGAGGAAGAAAACGATTCCTCTAGTGAAAGTCCTGTGGCAAAACCACGGTACTGAGGAAGCCACATAG